Proteins encoded by one window of Streptomyces sp. NBC_01571:
- a CDS encoding thymidylate synthase: MTHLTADTVAELFAGAVTLAKAGEKVAPRGMATREVLDVHMRLTQPRARLLHAPPARILNPAFAVAETVWHLAGSDDPWIFDYNARLRQYTDDGVLRGAYGPRMRNWAGKVDQLHQVVDTLKEDADSRRALIQLYDPALDAAGHKDVPCTLGFAFHLRTGRLHMTTTMRGQDVWIGLPYDLFFYTVLHELVAGWLGAEVGDFHHQVGSLHIYENHLDHAEQLTSLTASEIMPDLSTPWDGFDELLRHVRVGEVTGHPGWDAMTETMHSYRLWKDNLHDAAWQLADQVNGPLGQALTSWYSELNRRAASSSARTVAGVR; the protein is encoded by the coding sequence ATGACACACCTGACCGCCGACACCGTCGCCGAACTCTTCGCCGGGGCCGTCACCCTGGCCAAGGCCGGCGAGAAGGTCGCCCCCCGCGGTATGGCCACCCGCGAAGTCCTCGACGTCCACATGCGGTTGACCCAGCCCCGGGCTCGGCTGCTGCACGCGCCCCCAGCCCGGATCCTCAACCCGGCGTTCGCGGTGGCCGAGACCGTCTGGCACCTCGCAGGCTCGGACGACCCGTGGATATTCGACTACAACGCCCGGCTGCGGCAGTACACGGATGACGGCGTACTACGGGGCGCGTACGGGCCGCGAATGCGGAACTGGGCGGGGAAGGTCGACCAGCTGCACCAAGTCGTCGACACCCTCAAGGAGGATGCCGACTCCCGCCGGGCTCTGATCCAGCTGTACGACCCGGCCCTCGACGCCGCTGGGCACAAGGACGTGCCGTGCACGCTCGGATTCGCCTTCCACCTGCGAACCGGCCGCCTGCACATGACGACCACGATGCGCGGCCAGGACGTGTGGATCGGCCTGCCCTACGACCTGTTCTTCTACACGGTCCTGCACGAGCTGGTCGCCGGGTGGCTCGGCGCCGAGGTCGGCGACTTCCACCACCAGGTGGGGTCCCTGCACATATACGAGAACCACCTCGACCACGCCGAGCAACTCACCTCGCTCACCGCGAGCGAGATCATGCCGGACCTCAGCACTCCGTGGGACGGCTTCGACGAGCTGCTCCGGCACGTCCGGGTCGGAGAAGTCACGGGGCACCCGGGCTGGGACGCCATGACCGAGACGATGCACAGCTACCGACTGTGGAAGGACAACCTGCACGATGCGGCGTGGCAACTGGCCGACCAGGTCAACGGCCCCCTTGGCCAGGCGCTGACGTCCTGGTACAGCGAGCTGAACCGCCGTGCCGCGTCCTCGTCCGCCCGCACTGTGGCAGGGGTCAGGTGA